One part of the Desulfovibrio sp. genome encodes these proteins:
- a CDS encoding FAD-linked oxidase C-terminal domain-containing protein, whose protein sequence is MAGEYLTSLTPEHKKFLEELFKDGVSFDPKVLRVYASDASLLTGTVLAMVRPESTEQLCEFMRWANEQRVAVHPRGRGTSLSGGCVPTVPGIVVSMLGMDKILEISKQDFVAVVEPGVNTAQLQAECEKLGMFYPPDPASGKATSIGGNVITCAGGLRAVKYGVTRDYVLGVEAVLPGGQLMKFGGRTHKDVIGLDLGRLFVGSEGTLGIITKLILKLLPKPEASASVLVGYPSLDAALASMGKVFAAGILPCAVEFMNETVLEILTKTGEVPWPDSVKSLLLFQVDGSKDTVPLENARLSSQLDDALWRMEGVGKEEEDKLWAYRRRVSAASYVLGPDRIGGDMAVPRGSILKAVRRFEEIAASNGKRLIGFGHAGDGNIHANLHYDASDPDDARRTQKTHHELDAAALEFGGSLSGEHGGGCLKEVGKQLGQKEHALMKGLRRLFDPNGILNPGKGY, encoded by the coding sequence GGTTCTGGCCATGGTGCGCCCCGAAAGCACCGAGCAGCTGTGTGAGTTCATGCGCTGGGCCAACGAGCAGCGCGTGGCCGTGCACCCGCGCGGGCGTGGCACCAGCCTTTCGGGCGGGTGTGTGCCCACGGTTCCGGGCATAGTGGTTTCCATGCTGGGCATGGATAAAATTCTGGAGATCAGCAAGCAGGATTTTGTGGCTGTGGTTGAGCCGGGCGTTAACACTGCCCAGCTTCAGGCCGAGTGCGAAAAGCTGGGCATGTTTTACCCGCCAGACCCTGCCAGTGGCAAAGCCACCAGTATCGGCGGCAATGTCATTACCTGCGCTGGTGGTCTGCGCGCCGTAAAATACGGCGTTACCCGCGACTATGTGCTGGGCGTTGAGGCAGTGCTGCCCGGCGGCCAGCTGATGAAATTTGGCGGCCGCACCCACAAGGACGTGATCGGCCTTGATCTTGGGCGGCTCTTTGTGGGCAGCGAGGGCACGCTTGGCATTATCACCAAGCTTATTCTCAAGCTTTTGCCCAAGCCTGAGGCTTCTGCCTCGGTACTTGTGGGCTACCCCTCACTGGATGCCGCCCTGGCCTCAATGGGCAAGGTTTTTGCCGCGGGCATCTTACCCTGCGCCGTGGAATTCATGAACGAAACCGTGCTGGAAATCCTCACCAAAACTGGTGAAGTGCCGTGGCCGGACAGCGTAAAGTCTCTGCTGCTGTTCCAGGTGGACGGCAGCAAGGACACCGTGCCGCTCGAAAACGCCCGTCTTTCCAGCCAGCTTGATGACGCCCTGTGGCGTATGGAAGGCGTGGGCAAGGAAGAGGAAGACAAGCTGTGGGCCTATCGGCGCAGGGTTTCGGCTGCCTCGTACGTGCTTGGGCCAGACCGCATCGGCGGCGACATGGCCGTACCGCGAGGTTCCATTCTCAAAGCTGTGCGCAGGTTTGAAGAAATCGCCGCCAGCAACGGCAAGCGGCTCATCGGTTTTGGCCACGCGGGCGACGGCAACATCCACGCCAACCTGCACTACGATGCTTCTGACCCCGATGATGCCCGGCGCACCCAAAAAACTCACCATGAGCTCGACGCGGCAGCCCTGGAATTTGGCGGCAGCCTTTCCGGCGAGCATGGTGGCGGCTGCCTGAAGGAAGTGGGCAAGCAGCTGGGGCAAAAGGAACACGCCCTCATGAAGGGCCTGCGCCGTCTGTTTGATCCCAACGGCATTCTCAATCCCGGCAAGGGGTACTGA